GTGATAGTGCAACACACTGAGAGGGTGTTGGTTAAGGAATCTGCTAACCACATGGGCAAAATACTTACCGGGTTTGTTATGAAACTTTGGCAGCTTTCTTAGGGTTAAATATAGCTTACTTTAGGCATGTTGTGTATCCTACtgatttatgattcagtgtattgtgcaaactcagagaATAGTTTAATTCAGGGTAAGCAAGCTGTATAAATATGGTCAACTAGTAAATGAACAAAGAAAAGGTTCTAGGAAGTTCTATTAGGTTGTAATGGGGATCTCAATGAAGTGAAATgcaaaaataggaggagagagaaaaaaagagaactcAGAATGAAATGTTCAGAGCAGGAGGAAAATTATGAACACCCTAAACAGTATTCTGTACAAGAATACATCAATTCTTTAGGGGAAAGAACAGAagtattttttcattttatttcatttacagtTCACTGAGTTCTGAGAAACACAAGATTTAGCACCATGATTAAAGTACATTCAACTGAGTTCTACAAATATTTTCATGCTTTCCTAAAGCAAAACAGTTGAACATACAGAGTTAAATCCAGACAACGGCAGACTCAGATTTGGATGGGCATATCTGAAATAGAGTATACTTTTGCTGTGTTCACATTGGGTTAACTGCATTAAGGAAGAGTTAGTGTGCTTGTGCAAATAGTTCAGTCAAGGCCTCACTGAAGCTGGAACAGCAGTTCCAAAGGGGCAGCCTCTGGTCTTTCTGGTTGAGCCCTGCCTCCCTCACACACCCTGCAGGGCACTGTCTGCAGCCGCCTCTTCTCAGCCAGCCCCAAGGGATCTTCCTGACTGGCCAGTCTCCCTCCAGGCTCATGCAGGGCAGGAGGTGGAGGGTGCCTTGTTGGGGGCCTCACCCAGCTGCAGAGCTGAGCCTCTTTCCTTCAAGCAAGGTGTGTGCCAGCCTCTCCACGCAGGCGAGGGCAGCCATCTCTTGACCTGCTCTGCCAAGGTGCAGGGCTGCAGGGCCTGGGGAGCTTGGCAAGATGCTGCCCCATTTCCTGCAGTTTATACAGCtttgtttccctccctccttctccatgTTAATCCCCCTGATTTATACTTTTGATCTCTGAAGATGGACACTGATTTTCTTGTGATGTGCAATTCTTTGATAAGAAGTCAGAACATCCAGCTCCCTACAGGGTGTTAGCAACTGGTGCAGGACAAAGGGCAGGCTGCTGGTCCCAGTAGCGACTGCTGCACTGTGCAGGTGGCCCCAAGCAGCCAGCAAGGCTGTGCAGTTCCTGGTCCTCTCGCTTCATCATCTCGCTCTGCCACAGAGTCCCTCCCATCCTGCAAGGAGAAGGCGGCAAACGCTGTTTCAGCAAAACTAGTCACAGGTATTCACAACTGGAGCTTGACTACATTCAAGCAAGAATGTCTTCTGTATATATTGCAGATTACACAGCAAGTCAAATGTAAACATTTGGAGTACTCTATGGTTTTTAAGGGTAAAGGGAGTTGTTTCATGAACTGAAGTTAGAGCTATatgaaaattttaaatgtttataaatattgtatttcATTTGAGTACAACAAAGGAAagttagaaactaaatatttactttaaaatatttttaatagaattttttttctgttaggtgatttatctttaaataataaaatagtggagATATTGGCATTCAGCTCAGAGATTTAAAAAGACCCTTAAAatccatttccttttaaaatgtattatgattttatgattaATCGTTTATCAGCAATATACTAAGCACCAACTGTGCAACTTCTGCAATTTTTCTGTCCACTTACTGATAGAATATTTTTGAGTTTTTTTCCTGCttgtctatttattttttttaaataataatagtgataGTGATAGAGAAATAGCCATGTCCACATCAAGCCAGAAAATCCCATAGTGACCCAGCCTAGTATTCAGGCTGGGGATGAGAGGAAGACTTTGTCAGCAGTTTCTGCCCTTAAACAATGGCTAGTGAGGCATCTGTGAGCCAAAGTTGGAGGAAGTGGGGTGATATCTCTCCTTGCCTCTTCTGAggggatggtcaaaaaagtcaagatggcagccacgacagTGCAATTGACATCTTgctgggttattttgtgtgttgtgATGTGCATtaaaaaataggcagagcttcaatcatactatcatggccactatcttgaccttTCACCCATACCCAGGGATACCTGGGTAATAAACCCTGCCAAATTCTAGTTCAAaggctttatatttttattcaaccATACCCAAAGTAAATATTGGTGTTTCAGATAATGGCAGAGACTGACAGAGAAGTGGCCAAAGTGAAATGATTGAAAGTAGCTCTGTTTTATGGTAAAGTTTTTAACCTAATAACAGTATGCTTAAGGGACCTGTTGGGaccggtggtgctgcgggttaaaccgctaagcttctgagcttgccgatcggaaggtcggcggttcgaatccgcatgacggggtgagctcccgttgctagtcccagctcctgccaacctagcagtttgaaaacatgcaaatgtgagtagattaataggtaccgcttcggtgggcaggtaacggcgttccgtgtagtcatgccagccacatgaccacagaggaagtgtctacggacaaacgccggctcttcggctttgaaacggagatgagcaccaccccctagagttggacacgactggacttaatgtcaagggaaacctttacctttacctttaacagtaTGCTTAAGGGCATATGGTGGTCCCCTTCCTTTCTGTCTCATTTGAGGATTCAGTATTGTGGCCCCTGGGCTAAGGCAGGGGCCCTTGTGAGTCCTTGAATTTAGTTAGAGGGATTCGTTTCAGCCCAAACAGCTGCAGCCTCTGAAGAAGGTCCATAGAGGCTcagccctccctccctgccttctcaAAGAGTTTTAATTCTTTCTCCCAATTGGAGAGGAAGGGTGCTGCATGAAGTCAGGATCTCCCAGCCCCCTTCGCAATGGCCAGGAAGCCATCAATTATATCCAAACCTGTCTGACTGCGATCATGCTCTGGCAACATATGGGGATCAGGGTTCAGCCTGGGACAGAGGGTGATTGGATCAACCCAGTGATCTGAATAGAGCCATTTTGTCTGAAAgtatctttcttccttctctttctgcagCTCCACAATGATAACGATGGACAGAGCTGCATCTAAAGATAGTGCAAATGTGACCAGCACATACCCAAGCTATGATGCTGTTGATCTTGAGAACTGCACCGATGAAGTCCATGAACTTCGAAAATTCTACCTGCCACCTCTATACAGCATGATCTTTTTTGTGGGCTTCCTGGGTAACATCCTGGTAATATGTGTGTACATTTCCAAGATGAGGCCTTGGAAGAGCAGCACCATTATTATGTTCAATTTGGCCTGCACTGATCTCCTCTATTTAATCAGCCTCCCTTTCTGGATTCACTACTATGCCAATGGGGAACACTGGATCTTCGGGGATTTTTTGTGCAAGTTCATCCGCTTCAGCTTCCACTTTAACTTGTATAGCAGCATCCTCTTTCTGACTTGTTTCAGCATCTTCCGATACTTTGCAATCGTCCATCCAATAGCGTCCTTTTCTGTTCGGAAAAAGTCATGGGCAGTTGTGGCCTGTGCTGCATCTTGGGTAATTTCACTGGTAGCTGTGAGCCCTGTCAATTTTTTGATTACCTCGAAAACAATGGAGAACAAATCTCTTTGCCTTGACCTGACTAGTTCTGAAAACCTGGTTGTTATCAGGTGGTATACCTGGCTTTTAAGTAGCTTGGCCTTCTATTTGCCTTTAATAATTGTGACTCTTTGTTACAGTGTCATCATCTATACCTTGGCTACAGGACCCAACATTCAAAACCCTTATAAGCAAAAGGCCCGTAAACTTGCTATTCTCCTCTTAGTAGTCTTTTATATGTGCTTCCTACCTTTCCATGTCCTTAGAGTAGTTCGAACTGAATTGAGGATGTACTCAGTCAGCTGCAGTGTTGAAAAGCATATCCACATAGCCTACATTATATCCAGGCCACTGGCTGCAGTGAACACATGTGGTAATTTATTACTTTATCCCATGATCAGTGACAATTTCCAGCAGGCCATTCAGTCTCTTTTGAGATGCAAGTTGAACACCTTAACAGCATGGACAGGAAGTAACAGTGATTTCAGAAAGTCTGGAATATTAAACTTATGAActgatgcaaaaatcaacataCCTGCATTAAAAAGCCACAACTGTCACTGCCAAGTCTTACAATGGTTACAATATATGAACTTACAGAAGAAACCAACCTCATGGGAAATGTGTCATTTCATGGGTCTTTGGAAGGGCCTGGAAGTCACAGACTGGTCACAATGCTTAATTTGGCCCGAAGGGGGAGTGTGTGTGTCAAGGTTTTGAATCATCTTGGGCAAATTCAAATGTTATGTCTCAGCATACATATTGTGTGTGCAGCAACACAATAACATGTTATATATTCACGAATTACGTAGGATAATCTTTTCCATTTGACTGTCTCTTACTCCTCTAGCATTTTCATGGGCAACCTATGAAGATCAGGGTAACATACATGGAAAGTGGGAGTGCAGAAGAGAGGTACCTGAAGCCAGAATGCTTGTTGGCTGTACCACTGAAAGGTAGAGAACTGGGAGTGTTCTAAGTGATGGCAAAAGGGGATTGGGGAGCATATTTGACCAATGAGCTGTGAGTTGTTCAGCTCTACTTTACATGCAGCAAGGCTTCTAGGGATAGTTACTTGCTGCTAGAAACAAAATCTTGTGGCACTTTCAAGATTAATATACTTATTGCAGCGGCATCTCCCATGAATTCTTTTTCAAACTAATTATTAACTTTCTCACTCCCATGGACTCAGtcagattaaatatatttaaagagagctacagatgaatgaatgaatggaattcATCATCTGAAATGTCCTCTACTATGCTCataatattcttttaattccAGGAAAGGGATGTGCAATGATACCTGATCAATCACAGGATAAGCACTTCATATCTATAAGTTCTAAGACTTAACCTTATTAGAGTTCCCTATCTGCCAGAATAATCAGAGGTATACTTCACAAAAGATGCTATGCCTCTAATGCAGTGAAGATCTGTTACCTTGCCTTACATATCTCATTGGGCTCCACTAGTCACAGCTACAATCTCTGAGGGCTTATCCTCACATTCTCCTTGCTGCATCACAAAGATGCTTTACTAACCATTTTGAGGGACATGTTGTCATGACACCCTCTCCATCTCATCTCTAGCCCATTGCTGAAGCAGTCTAGAGTGTTCAAACAGTGTTTTCCCTCTCTTCCCAACAGAAATCTTACAGAACGCTCTTGATGTTTCTACAGTCATGGCTGAGGAGCTGCCCAGTTCGTATtggccacccccaccccaccccagtgacTTATTTTGGCTCTGGCTGCAGGACAGATTGGGCACTTGGTTTACAGGTATTATCAATTGGTGGGGGGGACATTGAATGTGTGAATATTGGAAGACTGAATGATCTTCTAGGACATACTGTAGATACTGCTATGTCTAAACAAGTATTTGAGTATATGGATTGGTGGATGGAGGAGAATGTATAGTGTAAGGAAGTGAGCACACACACAGTTAAAAATGCATGTTCAGTCAGTCCACACCTCCACTCATTCAACTCTACATCTGACGGGGGGAAAGGGCATTCAGTTGACACTTAATCCTGTAATAGAATTTGTAACCAGTATTTTTCCTGTTTATGTGTAGAAAATTCTTCAAGTCTTTGTACATTGTGGCAATAAAGAGTGACAGGGTTACTTGTGTCTCACCTATGTTGGGCATCTGTGCAAATGTATTGCTATCCAGCATGTTTTCCTGgggatttatatttttaaataaacagcaataaaCACAACCATCATGTAAAACAACCATCAtgtaaaaccgcccagagtctcccatgtgggggaaatgggcggtgataaaaatatgataaataaataaaataaaataagttgaatcatcaacattaaaatgaaacaaaaaagagcCCAGTAGAGATTTGGAGATCAAATACATTTTAGATGACCAGGGTAGGGACCTGGCAAGAAATCTGCTAAGTTCCAAGCATGCGAAGAAAGAGTTTGTCTAGACATTCTTTCTTGAGCAGCTGTAATTCTCTGtggaacaagaaagaaaattgtGTCTGCTGTAGAGATTAATCATATTACAAGTTACAAGGTAGAGGTAAAGGTGCCTCAAGTTGAGCTCTACTGTGGTAACTGCACAGACAAaaccatgcagctttcttgacaACAGTGCAGAAATGGTTCACCACTGCCTTCTGAGAGGATGCCTTCTGACTTCCCAGTTCAGGCTAAAGCCCTGCAATTCCCTGGGGGCCACCCATCTGTTCATAGTCCAGCTTGCCTGCAGTTTGCTTCCAAATCCAGAAAATACTCATGAGGTTCTACCACCTGCTTAGAATGGGGCACATTTCACTGCTTCCTAATGGAAATCATGAGATAATACAGACACTACCTGTCATGCATACAGAAAAATACAATGCAATGCCACCattatattttcagttttatttaggTAACTAAGACTTGAAATGTAAAAAGTTCTAGAGTTTGTCTAGATTGGACTAGAAATCCTATGTGATGGGGTGGAATTAAATATACTTCACATTACTAGAGaggtacaaacacacacacaaacacacacaacttAAATACTGGTCAAATTTACCTTCAAAGAAAAGATTGCAGAGGTGTACGATTTTGTCATTAAATCAGGTTTTTGCTGGGCAAGAAATAAGCAAACTACTTACTCTTAATAATTAAACTTCAATCTATATAACTCAGAAATTCTTGAACTTGGTGAACTTGGAGAGGCAAAACAGGGACAAAATCTGGAGTGAGGTTTAACAGCACTCAAGTATTACTTGTACAAAGCCTGAttgaattttgaaaattttgCAGCTTCCCTCTAAGTTACTCAGGACTCCTTGGAGGGGTTACATCCCACAG
The Candoia aspera isolate rCanAsp1 chromosome 5, rCanAsp1.hap2, whole genome shotgun sequence genome window above contains:
- the OXGR1 gene encoding 2-oxoglutarate receptor 1 gives rise to the protein MDRAASKDSANVTSTYPSYDAVDLENCTDEVHELRKFYLPPLYSMIFFVGFLGNILVICVYISKMRPWKSSTIIMFNLACTDLLYLISLPFWIHYYANGEHWIFGDFLCKFIRFSFHFNLYSSILFLTCFSIFRYFAIVHPIASFSVRKKSWAVVACAASWVISLVAVSPVNFLITSKTMENKSLCLDLTSSENLVVIRWYTWLLSSLAFYLPLIIVTLCYSVIIYTLATGPNIQNPYKQKARKLAILLLVVFYMCFLPFHVLRVVRTELRMYSVSCSVEKHIHIAYIISRPLAAVNTCGNLLLYPMISDNFQQAIQSLLRCKLNTLTAWTGSNSDFRKSGILNL